The genomic stretch AGCCGGCCAGACACACCAGTTCCGCCTCGGCTTCCTGAAGCTTTCGGCATACCGCCTCCTCGAAGGCCTCGCGGGTCGCAAATTCCTTGTGGTTGACGACGGCGACGGCGATGCCGGCGCTCTTTGCGTATTCCAGCCCGCCGGCGCCGGGTACGTTAGAGACCACCAGCACGATCTCAGCCGGGTAATCGGGAGCGGACGCGGCGTCGATCAGCGCCCGCATGTTGCTGCCCCGTCCCGAGATCAGGACGCCGACTCTCAGCTTCGCCATGCAGAGTCCAGTCCCTTGATGATTACTATCGGCTCGTCTCCAGAGGTGGATACGATCCTGCCGATGGTAAACACCGTCTCGCCTGCCTGCGTCAATGCCGCTTCCACGTCCTCGGCTCTGCCGGCGTCGGCCACCACCGCCATGCCGATGCCGCAGTTGAAAGTGCGGGCCATTTCGCCCGGCGCGATGCCGCCGGCGTCGGCCAGCCACGCGAAAACATCGGGCAACCGCCATGTTGAAACATCAATCTCGGCGGCGAGGCCCCGGGGCAGGACACGCGGAATATTCTCGATTAGACCGCCGCCGGTGATATGGGCCAGCGCCTTGACGCCGCCGCCCCGTATAGCCGAGAGGCAGCTTTTTACATAAATGCGCGTCGGTTCCAGCAAAGCCTCGGCGAGGCTGCGCTTTTGGTCGAAGGGGGCAGGAGCGAGAAGATCAAGTCCGCTTTTTTCGACGACTTTGCGGACCAGGGAGAAGCCGTTGGAGTGCAGCCCGCCGGAAGTCAGGCCGAGGACCACGTCGCCTTCGCTTACGGTCTCGCCGGTCAGCAACTCCCCGCGCTCGACGGCGCCGACGGCGAAGCCGGCCAGATCGAAGTCCTTGGCGGCGTACATGCCGGGCATCTCCGCCGTCTCGCCGCCGATGAGGGCGCAACCGGCCAGACGGCAACCCTCGGCGATGCCGGCGATAACGCTTGCCGCCGATTTTACCTCAAGGCCGCCGGTAGCGTAATAATCAAGAAAAAACAGAGGCTCGGCGCCTTGCACCACCAGATCGTTGACGCACATGGCGACCAGATCGACGCCTACCGTTCGGAGCCGGTTTGAGTTGATGGCAATTTTCAGTTTGGTGCCGACGCCGTCGGTGGCGGCGACCAGAATGGGGTCTTTGTATCCCGCCGCTTTCAGGTCGAACAAAGCGCCGAATCCGCCGAGGCCGGAGGCGACGCCGCTTCGCGTCGTTGCCGCAGCCAGCGGTTTGATCGCCTCGACCAGTTCGTCACCGGCGTCGATATCGACGCCTGAATCCTTGTAGCTTAGACCGGTAATGTTTTCCACCTTTGGTTCGATATGCTAAAATAGCCGAGACGCGCAAAAGATAATATATCCGGGACATTATTGAAATGATCTATCGACGTTTGTCAGCCGTTGTTTTTTCGGCCTCGGCCTTTTTCGTCGCGTTTGTAATTCTCGGCGTCCCGGCGCAGGCGAAGGTCGTTGACGTTTTTGAGGTCAAGGGGGTAGCGGTTGACGCCACTGCCGACGCCGCCGCTGCGGCCAGGGATCAAGCCGTAGCCGAAGGAGAGGTCGCCGCTTTCAAAAGGCTGCTGGAACGCCTTGTCATACGTTCCGATTATCGACGCCTGCCGGATTTTACCCGTGAAAAAGTCGATTCTTATCTCAAGGACTTCTCGGTGGCCGAAGAGAAGACTTCCCAGGTGCGCTATCTGGCCAAGCTGGATTTCCGCTTCAAGGGGGACGAGGTGCGCCGCCTTCTCATTGATTTCGCCGTATCGTTCGCCGAGACTCCCAGCAAGCCGGTTCTGGTGTTGCCGGTATTCGAAACGGCGGGGACCAGACTGCTGTTTGACGATCCCAATCCCTGGCGGGATGCCTGGGCCGCCCGTTCGCTTAGAGACAGTCTGGTGCCGACGCTGCTGCCGACGGGAGACTTGCGCGACATTGCCGCCATCGGCGGCGAGCAGGCGCTGGCCGGCGACCGCCAACGTCTCAACGCCGTTGCCGCCCGCTATGGCGCCGGCGATACCCTGGTGGCGCACGCCATACAGCGCATGGACGAGCGCGGGCGACCGGCCCTGGAGGTCTTCGTCACCCGTTATGGCGCGGTGACCGAGGCAAAAACCGTCACCGAGTTATTTCCCTCCGTTGACGGCGAAAGCTTCAGCGGCCTGATGGCCCGCGCCGCCCTTGAATTGACCCTTAGGGTTGAAGACAACTGGAAACTGGATAATCGTCTTCATTTCGGACAGCGGGGCGTGGTGGCGGCTATCGTGCGCATCGGCGGACTCAAGGATTGGTTGGCGGTGCGCCAGCGGCTGGATGGCGTCGCCGTGATCAACAGCGTGGACCTGGTGCTTCTGTCCCGCGACGAGGCGCGGATCAATATTCACTACATCGGGGAGCCGGAGCAGCTTGCGCTGGCCCTGGAACAAAAAGATATCGCTCTGTTAAGGGAAGGCGACGAATGGATTCTGAGTCTGGCGCGGTAAAGGTCTTGAACGAGTGAACCGTTCCTATCCGGTTAAGACAGACACCCACTACATATAGAGTAAACGACACGCCATGCCGACCCCACCCAATCGTCCGGTCATGACCCATTGCCGCCATTTTCCACCTCTGCCATAATATCTCGGCTACGCCAATGGCCGACGGCGAATGAACCATTTTTTACAACCGTAATGAGAGTTATAGTTGCTATCTAACCTCTAGGGATTATTCTGTAATAAGGATATCGGAAGATTTTTAGACCAACCGGAATTGACGAACGCCCGGAACAGTTAAGATCGCCCGTGGTAAGGGGCGGCGGAACCACGGTGTCAGAGCGCTATCTTGCGAAGCTGGCTGAGAAATCATTTCTGAATTTGTGGTCTTACCCAAGTCTATTTCGAGACCAGAAAGAGTCGGGCCGTGGTGACGGGAAGGAACTGTGCGATCTTCTCGTTGTTTGTGGTCGGCACATCGTCATTTTCAGCGAGAAAACTATCGCCTGGCCAAATGGAGAGTTGGGGCTTGCTTGGAGTAGATGGGTCAAGCGCGCGGTGCGCGACTCAGCAAAGCAGGCTCAGGGCGCTGAGCGATGGATCACTGAACATCCAGATCGTATTTTTTTAGATAGAGACTGCACCGTTCCGTTTCCTATTAATTTTCCGCCTACTGAAGACCGGGTAATTCACAGAGTTGTCGTGGCGAAAGGCGCTGCCCAAGAGTGCAGGAAGCATTTTCCGGACAGTTCCGGAAGCTTGATCATTAAGCCCACGATTAAGGCTGACGCACACTGGTTGGGCAAGCCATGCGAGATCGAGCCGTTTGCAATAGGTGACCTAGATCCATCTGGCTCATTCGTCCATGTGATCGATGATATAGCCTTGGATATCGTTATGAGCGAGTTGGATACTGTCCGCGATTTCACAGACTATCTTGAGAAGAAAGTTGCTTTCATTCGATCTGGCCGTCTCTTGCAAGCGTATGGCGAAGAAAACTTACTGGCCTATTATGCGGTACGGATCAACGATGATGGCGATCATGATTTTGTGCTTGATGATGAGCACGGTCAGATCGAAATTGATCGTTCGCGCTACAACCGCTTTGTCGGAGACCCTCAGTACATCGCAAAGAAGAGGGCGGACAGGATATCTTACCTGTGGGACACGCTTATCGAGAAATTTACGACCCACATGCTTGATGGTACGTCGATTACCCCGGCTGGTCACGACTTCGACCTCAGAAAGAACGAATTAGGTGTGCGGTACATGGCGCTACAACGGCGCTTTGCACGGCGCATGTATGGCGAAGCGGTCAGGGGGGCCTTAGAGAAGGGAAAGATGGTAAATATTTTTTTCCGTGCGATGATCAGTACAGCCGAGGCGAGAGAGAATGAGACCGGATTCTTCATTTTTACCATAAAGTATCTGGATTGGATGGAGAAGAAGGGTGGGTATGAGCAGTATAGGCTCAAGAGATCAGAATTTGCGATAGTTTATGCGCAAGGTCTTCTGGAGCGTAATCCTCACTTAGAACGAGTGATTGGTATATCTTGCGAACCACCCGGTCAGGGGCGTGGCAGTTCTGAGGACTTGGTTTATGCCGAACAAACCGAATGGACAGACGAAAGTCGGCGAGCCATTAAACTGGACTGCAAGACTTATGGTGTGCTGCAAGGCTCACTGAAGGAAACGCCATGGAACGGTCAAGAGTATCCCGACGTGGAGACTGTCATGATCGAGAGAAAGGCAGGGCCAACGTCCAACATGGGGATGAATAGGAAGCAACAACGTGCGCTTATGGCGAAGGCACGAAGGGAAAAGCAGTGAGTATGATGTTTGCCAGAATTCAAAAACCGGCTTCGATGACAGGAGTGAGATCAGCATCAGGCATTGGTGATGTGAACGTCAGAAATAGGGCGATCCCAGCCTTTCCTCTTGGCAGCGACAATTTCCGTTTGTGGCTACTTGCCGCCGTAATAAGGATGTATGCGGCAACCCTATATGTAGTGGTTGTCTACATTAACCGGATAGGTACGGAGTGAACATCCCTAATCTTATATCTATCGGACGCCTGTTGTGCGTGCCGGTATTGGTGTGGCTGGTGCTCGATGATCAAATTATCGCCGCCTTCTGGCTGTTCATTATCGCCGCCGTCAGCGATGCGGTTGACGGCTTCATCGCCAAGCGCTTCAATGCCGAGACCACCTTGGGTAAGTTTCTCGATCCGTTGGCCGATAAGGCGCTTCTGGTCTGTGCCTATGTCACTCTTGGAAATATCGGGCTTATTGAAATATGGCTGGTGATCATGGTGGTGTTTCGCGACGCCCTGATTGTCGGGGGCGCTATTCTCTATGAAACCCTGACTCATTCGTTGATCATGGAGCCGCTGATGATCAGCAAGATCAACACCGTGGCCCAGATTGTGCTGGTCGCCGCCGTGCTCGGCGTTGATGCGTATGGCGTCAATGACGGTGTAATTATTGATCTTATGGCCATCGTTGTCGCCGCAACGACCTTGCTTTCCGGCGCTGTTTACATAATGACTTGGGGACGGCGCGTCGCCGCCATGGAGGAGAAAAATTGACGAATGATCGGCGTTTGATAAGTTGGCTGATCGGCTTTGCCGTTTTCGCCGCGCTGCTTTTCATGCTCAGCGGCGTGTTGACGCCGTTCGTCGCCGGAATGGCGGTGGCCTACTTTTTTGATCCGGTCGCCGAAAAGCTGCACAGTTGGGGATGTTCGCGGGGGGTAGCTGCGGGGCTGATCATCGCCGCCTTTTTTGTGATCGCCTTCGGCGGTCTGATTTTGCTGATCCCATTGCTTCAAGGGCAGGTAGTGGGGCTGGCTTCCAAGATTCCCGGACTGATTGATGCGGCGCGGACCCAGGCCGAACCCCTGATCCATCGTCTTCAGGCGGACATGACGCCTGAAGCGACGGAGCGTCTGCGCGTCGCCGCCGGCGATTATGCCGGCGACTTGATCAAATGGTTCACCGGGGTGTTGGCAAGAATGTGGAGCGGCGGAGTCGCCTTTTTTCAGTTGATGTCTCTGGTCGTCATTACCCCGGTGGCGGCGTTTTACCTTCTGCGTGACTGGAATATCATTGTCGGGCGCGTCGATAGCTGGCTGCCGCGAAACTCGGCCCCGACCATTCGCCGGCAGTTGTCCGAGATCGACAAAACCATTGCCGGGTTTGTTCGCGGCCAGGCCACCGTCTGTCTGGCGTTGGCGATCTTCTATTCCATCGGATTGACCTTGGCGGGGTTGCCGTTCGGGTTGCTGGTGGGGGTCGGCGCCGGCCTGATCTCATTCATTCCCTACGTCGGCGCCCTGATCGGATTTCTGACGGGCGTAGGCATCGCTCTGGCCCAGTTCCAGGACTGGCTGCCCGTAGCATTGACAGCCGGCGTCTTCTTTATCGGCCAGATCACCGAGAGTTACTTCCTGACGCCCAAACTTGTCGGAGACCGGATCGGATTGCATCCGGTATGGATCATCTTTGCCCTGCTGGCGGGCGGCGCCCTGTTCGGGTTCACCGGCGTGATGCTGGCGATTCCGGCGGCGGCGATCATCGGCGTGTTGGCCCGCTTCTCTATCGACCAATATCGGGAAAGCGGTCTTTTCCACGGCGGGGACGGCGGCAGTTGACCTCTTTGCAACAATTGCCGCTCGACTTTGATCACCGAACGGCGTTCTCCGGCGATGATTTTCTGGTGGCCCCCTGCAACAGGCAGGCGGTTGACCGGATAGATTGCTGGCCTGAATGGTCGGCTGCGGCGCTGATCGTCCATGGGCCTGCCGGCTGCGGCAAGACGCATCTGGCCAGGGTATTCATGGCAAAAAGCGGAGCGGCGATCATATCGCCCGAAGACCTTGCCGCCATGGAGCCGCCGGAACTGCTCGGAGATCATCGGGCCTGCGTAATCGAGGACGCCGATTCTCTGTCGCAACAGGAGGAGCATCTTCTGCATCTTTACAATACGGCCCAGGAGACCGGGCGCCGGTTATTGCTGACCGCCTCGCAGCCGCCGACGCGCTGGAACATATCTCTGGCCGATCTGCGTTCGCGTCTGATCGCCGCCCCGACGGTGGAAATCGGGCCTCCTGACGACGCCTTGATCGCCGCAGTTCTGGTGAAACTGTTTGCCGATCGCCAACTCAAGGTGGACATAGAGGTGATAAATTTTATGCTGACGCACATGGAGCGCTCATTTGAAGCGGCGCGTCGTCTGGTCGGCGCCGTCGATGAGACGGCACTGGCCGAGCGCCGCAACATCACCGTGCCGTTGACCAAACAGGTGCTGCGTAAGCTGGAAGGCGCGGCGTGAAAAACTCCGGCAATATGATTGACCCGCCCATTCCGAATTACATGATCGAGACTTACTCCTGGGCATATATCAACCCGGTGTGCGTCGCCCTGCTCGACCGAACCCTGGTGGTTTCGTTGATCCTTTGGGGCAACCACAGGAAACTGATGAACGTGTCCCTCATGGAATTCGGCATTGGATGGAAGGTGCTTCAAGCGGCTCATGTCTACGGAAATTTTACTCATGAGCTGGCGCTGGCGGTGGGGCCGAACGGGCATCTTGATGTCATCGACGTGGCGCCGATTCAGGTTGAGCATTGTCGCCGCAAGCTGGCCGGACTGACGCAGGCTCGGGTTCGCCTTGCCGACGCAGCAGAACCTGTCGGCGAGATATATAACGCGGTGTCCAGTTACTTTTTGTTGCATGAGGTGCCTGATGGCTATAAACATTCTATCGTCAATGCGTTGCTTGACAGCGTCGCGCCGGGGGGCAAGGCGGTGTTCGTCGATTATCACAAACCTGATCATCGTCACCCTCTTAAAGGACTTATGAACTTTATTTTCCGCACACTGGAACCTTATGCCGCCGGTCTGCTGGAAAAAGAGATTGCAAGTTTTGCCCGCGACGCCGACAACTTCGTTTGGCGTAAACAGGTATATTTCGGCGGGCTGTATCAGAAAGTGGTGGCCGAGCGACGGATGAGTTAAGAGGTCTCGCTTGTGGCCGCATAATTGTGAGGGCATACTCGAATTTTGAAAGTGGGTAAATCCTGCACCGTGTCAGCATAAACTGGAGAGAACGATGGCTGTAGTAAAAAAGACCCCGGCAAAAAAGGCGCCGGCGAAAAAGACGACCGCATCTCGCAAGACTGCGGCCAAAGCTCCGGCGCGAGCTGCGGCAGTGAAGGCGAAGGCTAAAAGTACGAAGAAGCCCGTCGCCGCGAAGGCAGTAAAAAAAGCCGCAAAGGTCGTCAAAAAGGCGCCCAAGGTGGTGAAGAAGGTGAATAAAGCGGTGAAGAAAAAATAACTTAAGAAATAATCGTCAGGACCAAAACCGCTTGGCCTTGATGAAGTTTCCCAGGTCTTTTTTCAGCGTTTCCACGGATAACGCCAGAATGTGGGTGTGCCAGCCGATAACAATGCCGCCGGCGCGTTGGCATTGCAGGGCGTTGTCTTTGTCGTCGCCGCATTCGGCAACGAGGCGGGAGACGAGAGTCTCGGCGACGGCGACATCGTTATAATATCCGAGCGAATCCTGAAGCTTGGCCAGCATGGCGGCATAAGGTTGGATGCGGTCGTGTGGGTATAGTGAACTGAAGAAGTCGACGGCATAGCGCAGCTTCTTGACCTGAATGCGCAATTTATGGCGCTCGGCGACGGTCAGCTTGTTAAATCGCCGCCCCTTGTCCGTAACCTTTCCGTGTCCGGCGTTGATCAGATTATCAGAGAGGTTGATGACGGGCGAAAAGAGAAGCGCTGAAGCTTCCGGCGCCGGCTGATCACGCCACGCGCGCCTGGCCGTCCACGTTCCCACCAACAAAAGGAATCTGGTGTAACGCTCCGACAGGATGGCCTGTCGTGAAACCTTTCGGCAGCGCTCCCTTTGCGCCGTAGTTCGTTCAATCAGCGCCGAAAACTGATCTTTATTGTCCGAATTGGCGATCGCCGGAGCCGCTATTTCATCGAGAAAAACATCCCAGTCCCGTGTTCCCGCCAATTGATCAATGATCCACTTTGCCTCGCCGACGATATGGCGGCGCCGGTCAGGAGGCAAAACCGACCTGAACAGACGCAACGCTGAAAGCAACCGACGGAGCGCCACGCGCATCTGATGGACGCCTTCAGGGTCTTCGCTTTCCAGGACGTGCGTCTCATTGGCCAGCATATGCTTCAGGCAGTGGTGAACGGTGTGGACCATGGCATCCTCAAAAGTGGCGCCCTCGGATAAGTCGAGTCTGACATTCTTTCGCCAACCCGGCCCTCGGCCTTCAACCATGGCAAAACCGCGATCCGTTCTGCCGGCGACCGCCACCCTGAGCTGGACCGCCGACAAAATTTCCAGGACAAGATCAAGCAGTTGACCGGGAGCGCCTGCGGTGAGCGTCAGGTGCGCTTCATTGAGCGGCTCGCGGACGTTTCCGGCAATAATCTCGCCGCTGTCCAGATCAAAGGTTGCCTCGCCCCCATCGCCCAAGTCGAGCCGGTAGGTGGTGCGCCTGAACTCGACGCGGAAGACCTCTTTCATCCGGTTCCGCCCAAGACGGCCGACAAGACGCCTGAGATCATTATTCTCAACAGCGGACGGATCGGGAGTTTCCGTCAGAATGTGGTTCTCGCACCTGTCATGGACGACAATGCCGCCGACCCTGGTTTCCTCTGAAGTGACGCATTGGATATGGCGTCGTCCGCTTTTATATATTCCAAGGGTGATATGATTTTTGCGAAGCAGCCGCCCCGGCGTGTCGAAATAGACGCCGCTCAGGCATCTCGTATAGGGGCGCTTGACGGTCGACCGTTTAATGACCGGCAAGGCGCGGAGACGCTGAAGGTCTTCCGGCTTGAAATGAAATTCCAGCGTGATCTCGCCGTTCATTTGCCCGTTAACCGCCGATATTGAAACATCAATCCGAGAATATAGTGTATAAGAACAGGCGGCGTCATCGTTCCATGTCCTTAAAAACGGAGGTCGAAATGGCAAAAGCAAAAAAGATCATCAAGAAGGCCAAGAAAGCAATTAGGAAGGCCAGGAAGGCGATCAAGCGGGCGAAAAAATCCGGGAAGAAGTAGGAATATCCAGCCTACTCTATATCTCCCGGGCAGACGAAAGATTCAAGGTTGCAGTCATTGACGTCCCGCCACCGGTCGGCGGCGGAGGTCAATGCCGTCAGCGCCGCCGTCGGATATTTTGCGTGCAGGCGTTCAAATGATTCATGGTCTCCGGTTTTAGCCATGGCGACGGCCAGCATGTGCATGCCGGGATTGTGGCCGATCAGCATTGCCGATGACGCCCGGTCATCGATGTGGCTTAATATTTTCAGCATTTTTTTCGGCGACGCCATATAAAGATCGCCCTCGAAACGCACCGGAATATCGTCGCCGAGGATGGATTGCAGACATTGCAAAGTCTGGCGGGCGCGGGCGGCTGTCGAACAAATGACCAGATCGGCAATCAGGTTCTTGTCCCTGATATGCTTCGCCATCAGTACGCCGGCCTCCCGACCCCGCTCGTTTAAGGGGCGGTCATGGTCATCGACGGTCATATCCCCCCAACTCGATTTGGCGTGCCGCAATAAATAAATAGCTTTCATGACGATAGCCCGTCTTACGTTATCGCCCGCCGGGCGATGGTCGTGATCTTGCGCTTGAGCAGTCGGTTGGCTTCATGGTGGCGTTTTTCGGCGGCGGCGATCAAAGTCTGCTGGCTGCTTTCAAAGCGTTGTCCCGGCTCGGGGCGACGTTGAACGTAAGAGCCGTCC from Rhodospirillales bacterium RIFCSPLOWO2_02_FULL_58_16 encodes the following:
- a CDS encoding phosphoribosylformylglycinamidine cyclo-ligase is translated as MTGLSYKDSGVDIDAGDELVEAIKPLAAATTRSGVASGLGGFGALFDLKAAGYKDPILVAATDGVGTKLKIAINSNRLRTVGVDLVAMCVNDLVVQGAEPLFFLDYYATGGLEVKSAASVIAGIAEGCRLAGCALIGGETAEMPGMYAAKDFDLAGFAVGAVERGELLTGETVSEGDVVLGLTSGGLHSNGFSLVRKVVEKSGLDLLAPAPFDQKRSLAEALLEPTRIYVKSCLSAIRGGGVKALAHITGGGLIENIPRVLPRGLAAEIDVSTWRLPDVFAWLADAGGIAPGEMARTFNCGIGMAVVADAGRAEDVEAALTQAGETVFTIGRIVSTSGDEPIVIIKGLDSAWRS
- a CDS encoding CDP-alcohol phosphatidyltransferase, translated to MNIPNLISIGRLLCVPVLVWLVLDDQIIAAFWLFIIAAVSDAVDGFIAKRFNAETTLGKFLDPLADKALLVCAYVTLGNIGLIEIWLVIMVVFRDALIVGGAILYETLTHSLIMEPLMISKINTVAQIVLVAAVLGVDAYGVNDGVIIDLMAIVVAATTLLSGAVYIMTWGRRVAAMEEKN
- a CDS encoding AI-2E family transporter encodes the protein MTNDRRLISWLIGFAVFAALLFMLSGVLTPFVAGMAVAYFFDPVAEKLHSWGCSRGVAAGLIIAAFFVIAFGGLILLIPLLQGQVVGLASKIPGLIDAARTQAEPLIHRLQADMTPEATERLRVAAGDYAGDLIKWFTGVLARMWSGGVAFFQLMSLVVITPVAAFYLLRDWNIIVGRVDSWLPRNSAPTIRRQLSEIDKTIAGFVRGQATVCLALAIFYSIGLTLAGLPFGLLVGVGAGLISFIPYVGALIGFLTGVGIALAQFQDWLPVALTAGVFFIGQITESYFLTPKLVGDRIGLHPVWIIFALLAGGALFGFTGVMLAIPAAAIIGVLARFSIDQYRESGLFHGGDGGS
- a CDS encoding DNA replication protein — its product is MTSLQQLPLDFDHRTAFSGDDFLVAPCNRQAVDRIDCWPEWSAAALIVHGPAGCGKTHLARVFMAKSGAAIISPEDLAAMEPPELLGDHRACVIEDADSLSQQEEHLLHLYNTAQETGRRLLLTASQPPTRWNISLADLRSRLIAAPTVEIGPPDDALIAAVLVKLFADRQLKVDIEVINFMLTHMERSFEAARRLVGAVDETALAERRNITVPLTKQVLRKLEGAA